The DNA sequence ATTTTGTAATAATAAAATCCATTAAAAAAATAGCAGATACAAAAAATATAAAAATTATTGCCGAATTTGTATATAACGAAGAAATACTAAAAAAAATAAATGAACTAGAAATAGACTATGGACAAGGATTCTTATGGCACAAACCAGAACCAATATAAATTCTAAAAAACAATAAAATCTAAAAATGGTACTATGATTAAATTTGTTAATTTTTATTAAATTTCAATAAAAATTATTTTGCATTGGAAAAGGAATAAAATTAATGGGGAAAAAAATAGCATTAATTGCACACGACAAAAAAAAAGACGATTTGGTAAATTTTGTAAAACAAAACCATCTCTTCTTATCCAAATTCAAGCTTATTGCAACAGGAACAACAGGATCCAGAATTCAACAAGCTACAGATCTTGAGATTATTAAATACAAATCAGGACCTATGGGGGGAGATCAGCAAATTGGGGCTGAAGTAGCTGAAGGGAATATCTTAGCTATATTCTTTTTTAGAGATCCACTAACAAGCCAGCCTCATGAACCAGACGTATCTGCTCTTATTAGACTTTGTGATGTACATAAAATACCACTTGCAA is a window from the Borreliella chilensis genome containing:
- a CDS encoding methylglyoxal synthase, coding for MGKKIALIAHDKKKDDLVNFVKQNHLFLSKFKLIATGTTGSRIQQATDLEIIKYKSGPMGGDQQIGAEVAEGNILAIFFFRDPLTSQPHEPDVSALIRLCDVHKIPLATNVKTAEILIKGLESLISK